A window from Bufo bufo chromosome 1, aBufBuf1.1, whole genome shotgun sequence encodes these proteins:
- the LOC120986147 gene encoding vesicle-associated membrane protein 5-like: protein MNSQKLQECQQGAEEVKILMKENVDKIFEREGKLENLEVRSDELKNMAISFQKTAQTVERRTRWEKWRWYIISGLVVLLALIIIIAIIVSQLSGGEEAPQSTVAVGGN, encoded by the exons AATTCCCAGAAGCTACAAGAATGTCAGCAAGGTGCTGAAGAGGTGAAGATCTTAATGAAGGAGAATGTGGATAAAATATTTGAGAGGGAAGGAAAACTTGAAAATCTAGAAGTTCGATCAGATGAACTAAAGAACATG GCCATCAGCTTCCAGAAGACAGCTCAAACTGTGGAACGTAGAACACGCTGGGAGAAATGGCGCTGGTACATTATTTCTGGATTAGTAGTTCTTTTGGCTTTAATTATTATCATCGCTATTATTGTTAGTCAGCTGAGTGGAGGTGAAGAAGCACCACAATCAACTGTGGCTGTGGGCGGCAACTGA